In a genomic window of Wyeomyia smithii strain HCP4-BCI-WySm-NY-G18 chromosome 1, ASM2978416v1, whole genome shotgun sequence:
- the LOC129717680 gene encoding probable RNA-directed DNA polymerase from transposon BS isoform X3 has product MDNFTETLNISQLNIHSLRPLTKRESIKTYLTTKNIHIFLLQEIWIKENEKYKFLNYAFLKNCRTDGFGRAGILVHSTLQAEEIKIPNVNLELVAVKIKNIKKPTIFISLYIPPDSTLGEIKTPLENLINYIHNSNVPIMLGGDFNAHHPLWDKNSKKPDGRGELLSDLLENNDIVFLNTGVPTRWEDIQQNASAIDLTLTTLDLASKVNWEVSNENLGTDHKLIECEILNYNKFSLNSPRTISKGKAIQNLNEINPEEITDINSLENNIEHALNKATYTIYPKSKKKIKPYWTEQIKKLYEEKNKKHI; this is encoded by the coding sequence ATGGATAATTTTACGGAAACCCTAAACATATCACAACTAAACATACACAGTTTAAGACCACTAACAAAAAGAGAAAGTATTAAAACATACCTAACTACTAAAaacatacatatttttttactaCAAGAAATTTGGAtcaaagaaaacgaaaaatataaatttctgaattatgcatttttaaaaaattgtagaacagATGGCTTCGGAAGAGCAGGAATACTAGTACACTCAACATTACAAGCAGAAGAAATCAAAATACCAAACGTCAACTTAGAACTAGTagcagtaaaaattaaaaatattaaaaaacccACCATTTTCATTTCCCTCTATATTCCCCCAGACTCCACACTAGGGGAAATAAAGACTCCACTAGAAAATCTAATTAATTATATACACAACAGTAATGTACCAATTATGCTAGGCGGTGACTTTAATGCTCACCACCCTCTTTGGGACAAAAACTCCAAGAAACCTGATGGTAGAGGAGAACTTTTAAGTGACCTACTAGAAAACAACGACATAGTATTTCTTAATACAGGAGTACCAACAAGATGGGAAGATATCCAACAAAACGCATCAGCGATAGACCTCACACTAACGACGTTAGATCTCGCATCAAAAGTCAATTGGGAAGTTAGCAATGAAAATTTAGGTACAGATCATAAACTGATAGAATGTGAAATCCTAAATTATAACAAATTCTCTCTTAACTCACCGCGTACTATAAGCAAAGGGAAAGCAATAcaaaatttgaatgaaattaatcCAGAAGAAATAACTGATATTAATAGTTTAGAAAACAACATTGAACATGCTTTAAACAAAGCAACATATACAATATACCCGAAAAGCAAAAAGAAGATAAAACCTTACTGGACAGAACAAATTAAAAAGTTGTACGAAGAGAAGaacaaaaaacacatttaa